CGAGCGCCGCGAGGCCGGCTGCGTTGGGCGTCATCGTCGTCATGAAGTAGCTTTCTCGAATTCGTCGGCCGCCTCGTCCGGCTCGAGGCTCGCAGCCGCGCCGCTATGCAGCTTTGCACCGGGCATGAGCGTCACCGCCGCGCGCAGCGCGTCGTTGAGGGAGACGACCGTCGGCGTCAGCTCGCGTCCCGTCGGGGAGAGCGCGGCAAACAGGAAAGGAATAGAGACATCCAAACGCCGGGTGACGACGCCTTCCACCGGAAGGCTCGAGGTCAGCACCGGCTCGACGATGGCGATGCCAAGCGACTGCTTGGCCATCGCAATCGCGGTCATCGAGGAATTGGTGTCGATGACCTCGGCGGGCACGACGTCCTCGCGCTCCAGCGCCTCGTCCACCCGGCGGCGCAACCGATAGGGATTGGCCATCGTGAGCAGGCGGCCGCCGCTGAGATCCTTCAGCCGGATCACCTTCTTCTTTGCGAGCGGGTGATCCATCGCGAGGCAGGCGACGCAGGGCACCTCGCAGACCCATTGCACGTCGAGACCGGGATGCTGGACCGGCAGGCTGGCGAGCCCGAAATCCACCGATTGCGACAGCACTGACTGCACGACATTCTCGGCCGAGAGCGCCTGCACATGCACCTGGCCCGGCAACAGCCCGCGCTCCAGCGCAGCAAGCGCGGCGGGAATGAAGCCCGCCGCGAGCGCAGGGATGGCCGCGAGGCTTAGCACCGGCAACGCGCCGGCACCGATCGCATTGGCGCGCTGGCGGATGTGCTTCAAGCCCATCAACAGCCGCTCGACCTCGGCATGAAACAGCACGCCCTTCGGCGTCGGGCTGATGCGCGGACCGTTGCGGGAGAACAGGAGATAGCCGACATCGGCCTCGAGATCCTGGATCTGCCGCGTCACGACCGGCTGCGAGCGGCCGAGCAGCCGCGCCGCGCCGGTAATGCTGCCGGCCGCCATCA
This genomic interval from Bradyrhizobium sp. CB82 contains the following:
- a CDS encoding LysR family transcriptional regulator encodes the protein MNNDVIDIRLLEAFAAVMAAGSITGAARLLGRSQPVVTRQIQDLEADVGYLLFSRNGPRISPTPKGVLFHAEVERLLMGLKHIRQRANAIGAGALPVLSLAAIPALAAGFIPAALAALERGLLPGQVHVQALSAENVVQSVLSQSVDFGLASLPVQHPGLDVQWVCEVPCVACLAMDHPLAKKKVIRLKDLSGGRLLTMANPYRLRRRVDEALEREDVVPAEVIDTNSSMTAIAMAKQSLGIAIVEPVLTSSLPVEGVVTRRLDVSIPFLFAALSPTGRELTPTVVSLNDALRAAVTLMPGAKLHSGAAASLEPDEAADEFEKATS